The Mesomycoplasma ovipneumoniae genome includes a region encoding these proteins:
- a CDS encoding phosphoglycerate kinase encodes MIPTYKTKKFIDEIKFFNKKVLLRVDFNVPILEGKITSTKRITASLKTIEKIVTEGGKLIILSHLGRVKTPEDLKKKSLRIVAEELAKISQKEVKFVGQNRGKEVEEAIDQLENGQILVLENTRFQDLENKAESKNNPELGKYWASLGDVFINDAFGTLHRAHASNVGIATHIKESAIGYLVKEELDALSKIVFEPQKPFYAIIGGAKISDKIGIISTLLEKADKVLIGGGMGYTFKKALGYKIGKSIVEEDKIELALSLIKKYNDKLILPLDAALSEKFEDVAPVYNEKNPLEIPDHLEGLDIGPMTIKLFESHLKDAKTILWNGTLGVAEFSNFATGTREIAKVISKLENCYSVIGGGDSVAAIEAEKLGDAFSHVSTGGGASISFIEKGDLIGLGPIQEKA; translated from the coding sequence ATGATACCAACCTATAAAACTAAAAAATTTATTGATGAAATTAAATTTTTTAATAAAAAAGTTCTTTTACGTGTTGATTTTAATGTTCCAATTCTTGAAGGGAAAATTACTTCAACAAAAAGAATTACCGCGAGTTTAAAAACCATTGAGAAAATTGTTACTGAAGGTGGTAAACTTATAATTTTATCACACCTTGGTAGGGTTAAAACCCCTGAAGATTTGAAAAAAAAGTCACTACGAATTGTTGCCGAAGAATTAGCTAAAATTTCACAAAAAGAGGTGAAATTTGTTGGGCAAAACCGTGGCAAAGAAGTTGAAGAAGCAATTGATCAACTTGAAAACGGACAAATTTTAGTGCTTGAAAACACAAGATTCCAAGATCTTGAAAACAAAGCTGAATCAAAAAATAATCCAGAACTTGGAAAATACTGAGCTTCATTAGGTGATGTTTTTATAAATGACGCCTTCGGAACACTTCACCGTGCTCATGCATCCAATGTCGGAATTGCAACTCACATCAAAGAGTCAGCAATTGGTTATCTTGTAAAAGAAGAACTTGATGCGCTGTCAAAAATTGTTTTTGAACCACAAAAGCCTTTTTATGCAATTATTGGTGGGGCAAAAATTTCTGACAAAATCGGGATAATTTCAACTCTACTTGAAAAAGCTGACAAAGTTTTAATTGGTGGAGGAATGGGTTATACATTCAAAAAAGCCCTTGGATACAAAATTGGAAAATCAATTGTTGAAGAAGACAAAATTGAATTAGCACTAAGTTTGATTAAAAAGTACAATGATAAATTAATTTTACCGCTTGATGCTGCTTTGTCTGAAAAATTTGAAGATGTAGCCCCAGTTTATAACGAAAAAAATCCACTTGAAATTCCAGATCACCTTGAAGGTTTAGATATTGGTCCAATGACTATTAAATTATTTGAATCACATTTAAAAGATGCAAAAACTATTTTGTGAAATGGGACTCTTGGTGTTGCTGAGTTTTCTAATTTTGCCACCGGAACTCGTGAAATTGCAAAAGTAATTTCAAAACTTGAAAATTGCTACAGCGTAATTGGTGGTGGTGATTCAGTTGCCGCAATTGAAGCTGAAAAATTAGGCGATGCTTTTAGTCATGTTTCAACTGGTGGTGGTGCTTCAATTAGTTTTATTGAAAAAGGTGATCTAATCGGTCTAGGTCCAATTCAGGAAAAAGCCTAA
- a CDS encoding MurR/RpiR family transcriptional regulator, with product MKSVFFDEKIVESLTKTEKIIIKLAEENPQFFYQSNLKSLANKTQSSITLISNLAKKLSFSSFKEMQFHVYYLFLNSAQISNKVKNQQKTDKNKLIIEQLYKYYHNSLVQTLELVDLEKIQDFAQKIIESKKIFIYGAGSSSIGASELAINLQKLGLNSVSFRDFHNFLLVSVQSQALKILFSKSCKTKEINFVIKKFIENNDNFIVITAKKQIDIPKRNLIFYQTLEQKNRFISISSKINQQFISDVIFFSVANLISEQYEENYKKNLEILKEWNE from the coding sequence ATGAAAAGTGTTTTCTTTGATGAAAAAATTGTTGAATCCCTAACTAAAACTGAAAAAATTATTATTAAATTGGCGGAGGAAAATCCACAATTTTTCTATCAGTCTAATCTAAAATCATTAGCAAATAAAACCCAATCTTCAATAACGCTCATTTCAAATTTAGCAAAAAAGTTAAGCTTTTCTAGCTTTAAAGAAATGCAGTTTCATGTTTATTATTTATTCCTTAATTCAGCACAAATTTCAAATAAAGTAAAAAATCAGCAAAAAACCGATAAAAACAAGCTAATTATCGAACAACTTTATAAATATTATCATAATTCACTAGTTCAAACATTAGAGCTTGTTGATCTTGAAAAAATCCAAGATTTTGCTCAAAAAATTATCGAGAGCAAAAAAATTTTTATTTATGGGGCTGGTTCTTCTTCAATTGGGGCCAGCGAACTAGCGATTAATTTGCAAAAATTAGGACTAAATTCAGTTAGTTTTCGTGATTTTCATAATTTTTTATTAGTTAGCGTTCAATCTCAAGCGCTAAAAATTTTGTTTTCAAAATCATGTAAAACAAAAGAAATTAATTTTGTTATTAAAAAGTTTATTGAAAATAACGACAATTTTATTGTAATAACAGCAAAAAAACAAATCGATATTCCTAAAAGAAATTTAATTTTTTACCAAACACTCGAACAAAAAAACCGTTTTATTTCGATCTCATCGAAAATTAACCAACAATTTATTTCTGATGTTATTTTTTTTAGTGTTGCTAATTTAATTTCTGAGCAATACGAAGAAAATTACAAGAAAAACCTTGAAATTCTTAAAGAATGAAACGAGTAA
- a CDS encoding type I phosphomannose isomerase catalytic subunit, producing the protein MKDYFVFVEPYQKNTLWAGQNLQNQLKSSQKIGELWLISAQKHGLSRVSGQNLDEFFAQNRKFFGFYPHKTYPNLHKIIDAGQKLSLQVHPDNKLAKKLNSFGKDEAWLVLNKGDDPFIIGAKSNDFADKITEINNENIDKHCNFCDLEKNDFAYISAGLIHSIPQGALVYEIQQNSDLTFRIFDFDRLDTNGQKRELHFELAKVAINPKLIPKIIHDNKKSQQSLVKNKFFNLEKVKINQKFLLFPQNDVFWYEIIIISGHGKINDAPFKPFDAILISGQIEKPIEFQAENALILINKII; encoded by the coding sequence ATGAAAGATTATTTTGTTTTTGTTGAACCATACCAAAAAAATACTTTATGAGCAGGTCAAAATTTACAAAATCAGCTAAAATCTAGCCAAAAAATTGGTGAACTCTGACTAATTTCAGCACAAAAACACGGGCTTTCGCGTGTTAGTGGGCAAAATTTAGACGAATTTTTTGCCCAAAACCGCAAATTTTTTGGCTTTTATCCACATAAAACTTACCCAAATCTTCATAAAATTATTGATGCTGGCCAAAAACTGAGTCTCCAAGTTCATCCTGATAATAAATTAGCAAAAAAATTGAATTCTTTTGGCAAAGATGAGGCTTGACTTGTGCTAAACAAAGGCGATGATCCTTTTATAATTGGTGCAAAATCAAATGATTTTGCTGATAAAATTACAGAAATTAACAACGAAAATATCGACAAACACTGTAATTTTTGTGATCTTGAAAAAAATGATTTCGCATATATTAGCGCCGGACTGATTCATTCTATTCCACAAGGTGCCCTTGTTTATGAAATTCAGCAAAATTCAGACTTAACTTTTCGAATTTTTGACTTTGACCGACTTGACACTAACGGACAAAAAAGAGAGCTTCATTTTGAACTTGCAAAGGTAGCGATAAATCCAAAATTAATCCCAAAAATTATTCATGACAACAAAAAAAGTCAACAATCACTAGTTAAAAATAAATTTTTTAACCTTGAAAAAGTAAAAATTAACCAAAAATTTTTACTTTTCCCCCAAAATGATGTTTTTTGGTACGAAATTATTATAATTTCTGGTCATGGAAAAATTAATGATGCTCCTTTTAAGCCATTTGATGCCATATTAATATCAGGACAAATTGAAAAACCAATTGAATTCCAAGCAGAAAATGCACTAATTTTAATAAACAAAATAATTTAA
- a CDS encoding PTS fructose transporter subunit IIABC: MSIFSKDFIFLDQDLNSKEEVFEFIAQKAVSLGIGTEKNKIFDDLLARENEISTGLESNFAIPHAQSSAIEKPALLFLSLKSGLDWQNFDDSKAKFIFCILLPKSGFEQNQVEILAKVARIILNPEIKEIILSKDEDVIFDNISKFIFEKDQVENHETNSQKIPINAKKVVGITSCTVGIAHTYLAAEKLEMGLKQNGYIPKIETRGSVGPKNVLTKEDIEEAEFVIVASDLEIDSSIFDQKKVYFTSTKAAIHETEDVIQKAKKAPILHNKQKKQTQNQESRTSIVKHIITGISYMIPYVVFGGIMIALSLGIGKAIYGNAEAAPKGDFLWWMLEIGVISFKLMIGVLGGYIAYSIAGRAALAPGFIVATVGNTNDLFYGIGGISVQTPMGFIGAVIFGILVGYSVKFINSLKIQKSLSAILPIFVIPIGVSLFWSLVVIFLIGAPIGWVLDKLIAGLKHVFENKDGIGLGVAFLLGLLLGGMAGFDMGGPVNKVAFLTSTALVSTQVYEPMGMMAAAIPVAPIGMGITTLIWRRKFTKEEKSLGLSAIIMGFIGISEGAIPFAIADPKRVISANVIGSAVAGGLAGLLAVTNQAGHGGPIVAILGAVGSIKHGIGLGIAFFFLSVIVGSFTTALIYGLWKDRNFNIFSNLARKNHKKGAK; the protein is encoded by the coding sequence ATGAGTATTTTTTCAAAAGATTTTATTTTTTTAGATCAAGATCTTAATTCAAAAGAAGAAGTTTTTGAATTTATTGCTCAAAAAGCAGTTAGTCTTGGAATTGGAACTGAAAAAAATAAAATCTTTGACGATCTTTTGGCTCGTGAAAATGAAATTTCTACCGGACTTGAGTCAAATTTTGCAATCCCACATGCTCAAAGTAGCGCTATTGAAAAGCCAGCTCTGCTGTTTTTAAGTCTAAAATCTGGGCTTGATTGGCAAAATTTTGATGACTCTAAGGCAAAATTTATTTTTTGTATTTTGCTACCAAAGTCTGGTTTTGAACAAAATCAAGTCGAAATTTTGGCAAAAGTTGCACGAATTATTCTTAATCCCGAAATTAAAGAAATAATTTTATCAAAAGATGAAGATGTTATTTTTGATAACATTTCAAAGTTTATTTTTGAAAAAGACCAAGTGGAAAATCACGAGACAAATTCCCAAAAAATTCCCATAAATGCAAAAAAAGTTGTTGGAATCACATCTTGTACTGTTGGAATTGCTCACACTTATTTAGCAGCTGAAAAATTAGAAATGGGACTAAAACAAAATGGCTATATTCCTAAAATTGAAACTCGAGGGTCGGTTGGACCTAAAAATGTTTTAACAAAAGAAGATATTGAAGAAGCCGAATTTGTCATAGTTGCCAGCGATCTTGAAATTGACAGCTCAATTTTTGACCAAAAAAAGGTCTATTTTACAAGCACTAAAGCCGCAATTCACGAAACTGAAGATGTAATTCAAAAAGCAAAAAAAGCACCAATTTTACATAATAAACAAAAAAAACAAACCCAAAATCAGGAAAGCCGCACTAGCATTGTTAAACATATTATTACCGGAATTTCCTACATGATTCCTTATGTTGTCTTTGGGGGAATTATGATCGCCCTTTCGCTAGGAATTGGAAAAGCGATTTATGGAAATGCTGAAGCAGCGCCAAAAGGTGATTTTCTCTGATGAATGCTCGAAATTGGGGTAATTTCCTTTAAATTAATGATCGGTGTTTTAGGTGGCTACATTGCCTACTCGATTGCCGGACGGGCCGCACTTGCACCAGGATTTATTGTTGCAACTGTCGGTAATACGAACGATTTATTTTATGGAATTGGCGGAATTTCTGTTCAAACACCGATGGGATTTATTGGCGCAGTAATTTTTGGAATTCTTGTTGGTTACAGTGTTAAATTCATTAATTCACTAAAAATCCAAAAATCTTTAAGTGCAATTTTACCAATTTTTGTAATTCCAATTGGAGTCAGTCTATTTTGATCTTTAGTTGTAATTTTCTTAATTGGCGCTCCTATTGGTTGAGTGCTTGACAAATTAATCGCTGGATTAAAGCATGTTTTTGAAAACAAAGACGGAATTGGTCTTGGAGTTGCATTTCTTCTAGGTCTTTTACTTGGCGGAATGGCCGGATTTGACATGGGTGGTCCAGTAAATAAGGTTGCTTTTTTAACTTCAACAGCACTTGTTTCAACTCAAGTTTATGAACCAATGGGAATGATGGCAGCTGCAATACCGGTTGCGCCAATTGGAATGGGAATTACAACCTTAATTTGACGTAGAAAATTTACAAAAGAAGAAAAATCACTCGGACTTTCAGCGATAATAATGGGATTTATTGGAATTTCTGAAGGTGCTATTCCTTTTGCAATCGCTGATCCAAAACGGGTAATTAGTGCTAATGTTATCGGTTCAGCAGTTGCTGGTGGACTTGCTGGACTTCTTGCTGTTACAAATCAAGCCGGACATGGCGGACCAATTGTTGCAATTCTTGGTGCTGTCGGTTCAATAAAACACGGAATTGGTCTTGGAATTGCCTTTTTCTTCTTGTCAGTTATTGTCGGAAGTTTTACTACTGCACTAATTTATGGGCTTTGAAAGGATCGTAACTTTAATATTTTTAGCAATTTAGCACGAAAAAATCACAAAAAAGGAGCTAAATAA